A window from Bosea sp. ANAM02 encodes these proteins:
- the sugE gene encoding quaternary ammonium compound efflux SMR transporter SugE: MAWLYLFVAGLFEVGWAIGLKYTQGFTRLLPTLFTGASMIVSLGLLGLALKSLPVGTAYAVWTGIGTIGTAILGIALLGEPAGALRLACIGLIVAGIVGLKLVSA; encoded by the coding sequence ATGGCGTGGCTCTATCTCTTCGTCGCGGGCCTGTTCGAGGTCGGCTGGGCCATCGGCCTGAAATACACGCAAGGCTTCACCCGGCTCCTCCCGACGCTGTTCACCGGCGCCAGCATGATCGTCAGCCTCGGTCTGCTCGGGCTTGCGCTGAAATCGCTGCCCGTCGGCACGGCCTATGCCGTCTGGACCGGTATCGGCACGATCGGCACGGCAATCCTCGGCATCGCCTTGCTGGGCGAGCCGGCGGGCGCGTTGCGGCTGGCCTGCATCGGCCTGATCGTCGCGGGCATCGTCGGGCTCAAGCTGGTCTCGGCCTGA